A single window of Mangifera indica cultivar Alphonso chromosome 18, CATAS_Mindica_2.1, whole genome shotgun sequence DNA harbors:
- the LOC123201918 gene encoding nuclear transcription factor Y subunit B-3-like gives MADSDNESGGERDKTQNAGANSAGELSPREQDRLLPIANVSRIMKKALPANSKISKDAKETVQECVSEFISFVTGEASDKCQREKRKTINGDDILWAMATLGFEDYVDPLKVYLQRFREIDGEKVSRDKDAPPGSGGGGAIGEQGMVMMGHGSHRFHQGQVYTSGGFHHMALGGSGGGSGIGKGGQI, from the coding sequence ATGGCGGACTCAGACAACGAGTCAGGCGGAGAAAGAGACAAGACTCAGAACGCTGGAGCGAACTCAGCCGGCGAGTTATCTCCGAGAGAACAAGACCGGCTTTTGCCGATAGCAAACGTGAGTAGGATCATGAAGAAAGCTCTGCCGGCGAACTCCAAGATATCAAAAGATGCGAAAGAAACTGTACAAGAATGTGTATCGGAGTTCATAAGCTTCGTCACCGGCGAGGCGTCGGACAAGTGTCAGAGGGAGAAGAGGAAGACGATCAATGGGGATGATATTTTGTGGGCCATGGCCACTCTGGGCTTTGAAGATTATGTGGATCCGCTCAAGGTATATTTACAGAGGTTTAGAGAGATAGATGGGGAGAAGGTGTCGCGTGACAAGGACGCGCCGCCGggtagtggtggtggtggtgcgATTGGTGAGCAAGGGATGGTGATGATGGGGCATGGGAGTCATCGGTTTCATCAAGGACAAGTGTACACTTCTGGTGGGTTTCATCATATGGCTTTGGGCGGCAGCGGCGGCGGTAGCGGTATAGGAAAGGGAGGCCAAATTTAA